A region of Oxyura jamaicensis isolate SHBP4307 breed ruddy duck chromosome 5, BPBGC_Ojam_1.0, whole genome shotgun sequence DNA encodes the following proteins:
- the LOC118167773 gene encoding acyl-coenzyme A thioesterase 5-like translates to MGQVAALSLRRVSSCCWQRQHCWPGPKPWPPQRRSPPWIPGALPAHGLSSTAATIRFSPAARSLFDEPLAIAVQGLGPRQQVTLRTSLRDEAGELFEAHGWYQAADDGELDLARCPALPGGSFSGLEPMGLLWALQPRKPFWRLVKKDVQTPFRLQLEVFEGHGDTPGQLLAQAEHERVFLRDGVRRVPVREGRIRATLFLPPGEYWLWPSCCFSKIIMFSQCKLFYDLHKEEPMKAPILPSSYLLVPVTCLTIAPIHLAMQLPG, encoded by the coding sequence ATGGGGCAGGTCGCTGCCCTCTCTCTGCGCCGAgtgagctcctgctgctggcagaggcaaCACTGCTGGCCTGGCCCCAAGCCATGGCCCCCACAGCGCCGCAGCCCCCCGTGGATCCCTGGTGCGCTCCCCGCCCACGGTCTGTCCTCCACGGCTGCCACCATCCGCTTCTCGCCGGCCGCCCGCAGCCTCTTCGACGAGCCGCTGGCCATCGCCGTGCAGGGCCTCGGCCCGCGGCAGCAGGTCACGCTGCGGACATCCTTGCGGGACGAGGCGGGCGAGCTCTTCGAGGCCCATGGCTGGTACCAGGCGGCGGACGATGGGGAGCTGGACCTGGCCCGCTGCCCCGCGCTGCCAGGAGGCAGCTTCAGTGGCCTGGAGCccatggggctgctctgggcttTGCAGCCCCGCAAGCCCTTCTGGCGGCTGGTGAAGAAGGACGTGCAGACCCCCTTCCgcctgcagctggaggtgtTTGAGGGCCACGGGGACACCCCcgggcagctcctggcccaggccGAGCACGAGCGGGTGTTCCTGCGGGACGGGGTGCGCAGGGTGCCGGTGCGAGAGGGAAGGATCCGTGCCACGCTCTTCCTGCCCCCCGGTGAGTACTGGCTGTGGCCatcctgttgtttttctaaaataatcaTGTTTAGTCAGTGCAAGCTGTTCTATGACCTGCATAAAGAGGAGCCCATGAAAGCCCccatcctcccttcctcctaTCTGCTGGTCCCAGTGACCTGTCTGACCATTGCTCCCATTCACCTGGCCATGCAGTTGCCAGGATAA
- the LOC118167775 gene encoding putative acyl-coenzyme A thioesterase 6, whose protein sequence is MPFCSSYCVRGLMQSKPEKHLNESFQAVLLLSVPGEDLFPGIIDIDGLGGGLREYRASLLANHGFATLALAYYQYEDLCQDVTKLHLEYFEEAVNYMLQHPQVKGPGIGLLGFSKGGDLSLSMASFLKNITAVATINGPVANTAIPLSYKDKIIPPLPTDQQRNKVYDDNVLDFSDAPFDPFRAPGNQSLIPLEKAEAHLLFIAGQDDHIINSEYFVTEACKHLQAQGKENYQLLIYPGVGHCLDPPFFPLYSIGSHPVFQKRAFLGGELMAYSKAQVHAWPQIQAFFHKYLNDK, encoded by the exons ATGCCCTTCTGCAGTTCGTACTGTGTACGTGGCTTGATGCAGTCTAAACCagagaaacatttaaatgagTCATTTCAGGCAGTACTGCTCTTATCTGTTCCAGGAGAGGACCTCTTTCCAGGAATCATTGACATAGATGGACTTGGAGGAGGCCTTCGTGAGTACAGAGCCAGCCTGCTGGCCAATCATGGCTTTGCCACACTGGCCCTGGCTTATTACCAATATGAGGATTTGTGCCAGGATGTGACCAAACTCCATCTGGAATATTTTGAAGAGGCAGTGAACTACAtgctgcagcacccacag GTAAAGGGGCCTGGCATTGGCCTGCTTGGTTTCTCCAAAGGAGGTGATCTGTCTCTCTCCATGGCTTCCTTCCTGAAGAACATCACAGCCGTTGCTACCATTAATGGTCCTGTGGCCAATACAGCTATTCCTCTCAGCTACAAGGATAAAATCATCCCCCCTTTGCCCACTGATCAACAGCGTAACAAGGTTTATGATGACAACGTTCTTGATTTTTCTGATGCCCCTTTTGACCCATTTCGAGCCCCTGGCAACCAAAGCCTGATCCCACTAGAGAAAGCTGAGGCACATTTACTGTTCATTGCTGGTCAAGATGACCATATTATCAACAGTGAGTATTTTGTTACTGAAGCCTGCAAGCATTTGCAGGCtcaagggaaggaaaattaTCAGCTACTCATTTACCCTGGAGTAGGGCACTGCCTTGAccctccctttttccctttgtattcGATAGGAAGCCACCCTGTTTTTCAGAAGCGGGCATTCTTGGGTGGGGAGCTCATGGCTTATTCTAAAGCACAGGTTCATGCTTGGCCACAGATCCAGgcttttttccacaaatatttaaatgacaaGTAA